The DNA sequence CGCAGCAAAACGGGATGCCAAGAAACTTTGGAAGCCGGGGTAGGGTTCGTTTAACTCTTTTTCCATCCAGTCATACATTCCTGGGGTTTCATGGGGAAGAAGAGGGATTTCCATATTCCGGCGGTCGGCAACCCGTAGAGTATGAGTGCCTCCCGCGATATATAGTCGCATGGGATTGTCCGAAAGTTTGTAGGCTGTTTCTTCATCACACAGCAGCATACATGCAGCTCCGACTGACATTGCGCAACATTCGTGCATTCGTAATGGATCGCAAGCAATGCGGCCAGCAAGAACTTCCTCCACTGTTAATTTTGCCGGTTGCTGGGCAAACGGTGACATCCAAGCATAACCTTTATTTTTAACGGCAATTGCAGCCCGGATTTCCTCCTTTACTTTGAAAATGTGAGCAAAACGACGTGCCATGGGGGCATAGTATGCAGCATACATCCGAGCAAGACGAGTTTCAAAATCCTTGCATGCAGCAGTCGAGATGTAATAATTACCAGTTCTGGTATCAACCTCATCCATCCGTTCCCATCCCATTACCAGTACACAGTTAGCATAGCCGGAAGCGACCATATTTGCTCCGACCAGTGTAGTATAACCTCCAGTGGCCCCGCCGGTTTTAATGCCTACATTAGGCAGCGGATCGAGTCCGAGGTAGTCATGAACCTTTGCTTCACATAGTAGCTGATCCTGAAAATGGTCAGCGAATTCTCCATAGCATGCCATGTTGATCATTCCTTTTACTTCCAGTGGTTCTAGTTTGAGGTCATTTTCTTCGAGCAACATCCGGAACGCCATCATACAAAGTTCTTCCAGTTTGTATTCAGGATAGTATTTACGGTAATCTGTTGTACCACCGGCGACAACATAAACCGGACGCTGAAACTGCGGAACCCTTAGGTTCCCGGGTTTGAATTTAATCATCGCATTCCTCCTTGATTATCAATCTTGTAAACTTCGCGGGGTATTGTATTCATTAACTCCGTTATGATAACAAAACTTTTTTATGAATCAAATGAAATTAATGTTTGCCGTCGCGTCCATATTACCATGGGGAAATGCATAAACAATAGCATTTGTAACAATTGACTGTTAAAAAGCATAATATAGTATTAATATATGCTTTATATTCAGACACTTGAATTACGGGACTATATTGACAAAACACGCATTTTTTTTGGCGAAGGACGTGGTGAGTGTGGAATTGCACTGCATTTGCCGATTAAGAACTACATGGCTGGCAGTGCACCAGCGACCGATTATGCGTTAATGATTACTGTTGCCAATCACCTGATTGAATTTCTGCTTTATAAGCGACTGAATCGCGGACCACAGCAGTGGGATTATAATCCGGAGAAAGCAGCTGAGATTTATACAGTATGCGGAGATAATGTCTCCACCAGCGGAATTATCATTGAGGATCGTAATTATCCATCCGGCGCCAAGCTCCAGGTATTTCTTGACAAGACCTTCGGGGTGAATGAGGTGGCAATTCGTTGGAAAGGGCAGATGGTTGGTGATGAGCGGCTCCTCGCTGACTATGAGGAGTATTTAAAAGAATATTTAAGCGATAACACTTTGGGTAACTTATAAAGTATAAATTAATAAGTCGATTCCAAAAGTCGCTTGAGGTCGCAATGATGCCACTTTTTCAAACTTTAAATTTGAATCGGATTATAAAAGACGCGGAAGTCAAGGCACTCATTACTCAAGCTGACCACCAACTTGAAGTTTTGGGGTACACCGAACACGGAACGAGACATGCCCGGCTGGTAGCTAAGAACAGTCGCCGGATTCTAATTCAGCTGGGCTATGACGAAAGAGTAGCGGAGTTAAGCGCAATTGCAGGGTATTTACATGATATTGGAAATGTTGTTAACCGTGAAGCCCATGAGCGGACCAGCGCTATTCTGGCGCGCAGTATACTGTTGCGGCTCGGTATGAATTATGGTGATGTTGCTAAAATTATGACGGCAATTGGTAATCATCACGAAGAGAGTGGAAATCCAGTGTCAGAAGTTGCAGCAGCACTAATCCTTGCGGATAAAGCTGATGTTCACCGCAGTCGGGTCCGCAACCCAGCACTTGTCAAGTTTGACATCCATGACCGGGTAAACTACGCAGTGCGGAGTTCAACACTATCGGTTGACAGCGTCAACCGGCGAATTGTATTTGATTTAACAATTGATGTGGGCATTGCTTCCGTCATGGAATATTTTGAAATTTTTTTGAGTCGAATGCTTATTTCCCGCCGTGCGGCTGATTTTCTAAAATGTCGCTTCGAAATGCTAATTAACAATACGCGCTTAGTCTGATCTCGTGTTACTTTATTGACTTTATTTCTATTCCAATTTATGCTAACATGTTGCAGGAGAAAAAAGATAGCGATAGACTTATATTTCTGGGATCCGGCGGTGCAAGAATTGTGATTGCCAGGCAGGTGCGTGCATCAGGGGGTATGTGGTTTTCCCTAAGCGGGCTTCAGTTTCATGTTGACCCCGGACCTGGCGCTTTGGTACGCGCATTATCCAGCCGGCACATCCTTGATCCTACCAAGTTATCGGCACTTCTACTTTCTCATCGGCACCTTGATCATTCTGCTGATATTAATGTGATGATAGAGGCAATGACTATGGGGGGGACAGAAAGGAGGGGAAGGCTCTATGCGCCGGCCGATGCGCTGGAAGGTGATGATCCAGTTGTATTTCGTTATCTCAGGGCTTTCCTTGAAGAGATTATAGTTCTGAGGGAGAAGGGTATTTACAACCTGGGAAAGATCAACTTTACCTGTCCGGTAAGACATCGTCATCGGGGTGAGGTGTATGGTTTCAAATTTGAGAGTCCTGGACTGGAAATTTCTTATATTGCCGATACCGCCTATTTCCCGGAGTTGGCAGATTATTATCAGGCAGATATTGTAATTTTCAATGTTGCTCGCTACAAACCTTCGGACCTCGATCATCTTCACTTCCCGGAGGTTGAACAGTTAATAAAAGCAATGAAACCGAAACTGGCGATCATGAGTCATTTCGGCATGACGATGATTAAAGCAAAACCTTGGTTGCTGGCGCGTGAATTGAGCCAGAGAACCGGATGCGAAGTAATTGCAGCCAGTGACGGGTTGGCAATATCATTAGAACGATATAAAAAAGATGAGACAGGAAAGAAAACCGGTTAGACTGCTTCCTGAGGATACTGCCCGACGGATTGCTGCGGGCGAAGTGATTGTTCGTCCGGCGTCAGTCGTCAAGGAATTGATTGAGAATGCCCTTGATGCGGCTGCCCACAAAATTACAGTTGAGGTGAAATCCGGCGGCAAGGATTTTATTCGAGTCGTTGATGATGGATTGGGAATGACCCGAAATGATGTCCGATTGGCAGTATTTCGACACGCTACAAGTAAAATTGAAAGCATTGAAGACCTCGCAAAGATTTACAGCTATGGTTTTCGTGGTGAAGCACTGGCAGCAATAGCGGCGGTAAGTCGTATGACAATCGAAACCAACGCTGCAGACGGAGAGGTTGGAACGAAGCTTGAGGTTGAGGGAGGGGATATTAGAGCGATTTCTGACATCGCGCGCACACCCGGAACGACTGTTACCGTACGGATGTTGTTTTACAATCTTCCGGTTCGAAGGGCTTTTCTGAAATCAGATAATTATGAATTACGCTTAATTTGGGAACAATTGAGAAACTATGCTCTGGCATTTCCTGATGTTGCATTTGAGCTAATCAGCAATGAAAGATCTGTGATTAAAATGCCGGCGGTGAATTCCCTCCGGGATCGAATGCTGCAGCTTTATCCACGCCAGACTGTCGAGTCGCTGATCGAACTGCGCGTGCAGAATCCCATTCTTAATGTTTATGGTTTTATAACTGAACCATCACAATTGAAGAATTTTACAGAGGTGCAAGCAATATATTTTAACCGTCGTCCGGTACGCTGTCAGCCGGTAGTGAAGGCAGTTTATGATGGATACAGTCCATTACTGAGTGGGAAACATCCTGATTTTATTATTTTTCTGGAAACCGATCCCAGCCAGCTCGATGTCAATATCCACCCGACAAAACAGGAAGTCAAGTTTGCTGATGAACGGTTTTTGTTTGACTTTATCTCGGAGGC is a window from the candidate division WOR-3 bacterium genome containing:
- a CDS encoding thiolase domain-containing protein (Catalyzes the synthesis of acetoacetyl coenzyme A from two molecules of acetyl coenzyme A. It can also act as a thiolase, catalyzing the reverse reaction and generating two-carbon units from the four-carbon product of fatty acid oxidation), with translation MIKFKPGNLRVPQFQRPVYVVAGGTTDYRKYYPEYKLEELCMMAFRMLLEENDLKLEPLEVKGMINMACYGEFADHFQDQLLCEAKVHDYLGLDPLPNVGIKTGGATGGYTTLVGANMVASGYANCVLVMGWERMDEVDTRTGNYYISTAACKDFETRLARMYAAYYAPMARRFAHIFKVKEEIRAAIAVKNKGYAWMSPFAQQPAKLTVEEVLAGRIACDPLRMHECCAMSVGAACMLLCDEETAYKLSDNPMRLYIAGGTHTLRVADRRNMEIPLLPHETPGMYDWMEKELNEPYPGFQSFLASRFAAYMAYRMAGITKEPCEEFDLVELHDAFTISDLQTYGDVGLRPYGREEEYITSGDAYYGGRCPSNLSGGLLGTMHAVGATGIFQGIECLWQLQGKYDKFHGDPKMWERYGKKKPADWKSLQIPRRRRAMWISHAGVGSHVTCGILVNPEEV
- a CDS encoding HD domain-containing protein: MMPLFQTLNLNRIIKDAEVKALITQADHQLEVLGYTEHGTRHARLVAKNSRRILIQLGYDERVAELSAIAGYLHDIGNVVNREAHERTSAILARSILLRLGMNYGDVAKIMTAIGNHHEESGNPVSEVAAALILADKADVHRSRVRNPALVKFDIHDRVNYAVRSSTLSVDSVNRRIVFDLTIDVGIASVMEYFEIFLSRMLISRRAADFLKCRFEMLINNTRLV
- a CDS encoding MBL fold metallo-hydrolase, with protein sequence MQEKKDSDRLIFLGSGGARIVIARQVRASGGMWFSLSGLQFHVDPGPGALVRALSSRHILDPTKLSALLLSHRHLDHSADINVMIEAMTMGGTERRGRLYAPADALEGDDPVVFRYLRAFLEEIIVLREKGIYNLGKINFTCPVRHRHRGEVYGFKFESPGLEISYIADTAYFPELADYYQADIVIFNVARYKPSDLDHLHFPEVEQLIKAMKPKLAIMSHFGMTMIKAKPWLLARELSQRTGCEVIAASDGLAISLERYKKDETGKKTG
- the mutL gene encoding DNA mismatch repair endonuclease MutL, translating into MRQERKPVRLLPEDTARRIAAGEVIVRPASVVKELIENALDAAAHKITVEVKSGGKDFIRVVDDGLGMTRNDVRLAVFRHATSKIESIEDLAKIYSYGFRGEALAAIAAVSRMTIETNAADGEVGTKLEVEGGDIRAISDIARTPGTTVTVRMLFYNLPVRRAFLKSDNYELRLIWEQLRNYALAFPDVAFELISNERSVIKMPAVNSLRDRMLQLYPRQTVESLIELRVQNPILNVYGFITEPSQLKNFTEVQAIYFNRRPVRCQPVVKAVYDGYSPLLSGKHPDFIIFLETDPSQLDVNIHPTKQEVKFADERFLFDFISEAVNSVLVTSRRHQISAEDVLVHDSLIDNTRTMNDFWQLHNSYIFAQIASGYVIIDQHAAHERILYEEVKKSRQRNSVTQGLLFPITLELKPEELDTLERLQKRLFEMGLEIKVFSGRTVVVETIPAGSYMGKDELRELFSELVHIRSDRTLLEEELAKLVACKGAIKAGQRLTPEEMQSLINRLFLCTEPYFCPHGRPVIIKISFEELERRFGRS